The Anaerolineales bacterium region CGCTTCGTGACCGCTCTTCACCGATTCGTATAATTCGTCGAACACCGGCGCGACCGCGTCACGGAAGCGCGGATGCCAATCAAGCGCGCCGCGCTGGGCGGTGGTGGAGCAGTTGGCGTACATGTAATCCATGCCGTTCTCACCGACGAGTCGGATCAACGATTGAGTCAATTCCTCGACCGTTTCGTTGAACGCCTCGCTCGGCGAATGTCCGTGCTTGCGGAGGACGTTGTACTGCGCTTCCATGATCGCCGACAACGCGCCGATCAACACGCCGCGCTCGCCCGTAAGGTCTGAATACACTTCGTTTTTGAACGTGGTCGGAAATAAATATCCCGCGCCGATGGCGATGCCGAGCGCGACCGTCCGTTCGTAGGCGCGACCCGTCGCATCCTGATGCACGGCGAAACTGGCGTTGATACCCGAACCGTCGAGGAAATTTCTGCGGACGCTGCGACCCGCTCCCTTAGGCGCGACCAGCGCCACGTCTACGTGAGGAGGCGGGATGACGCCCGTGTCATCCTTGAAGGTGACGGAAAATCCATGCGAGAAATAAAGCATGTCTCCTTCGTTCAAACATTCGACGATCTTCGACCATTGCGAACGTTGACCCGCATCCGATAACAGATATTGGACAACTGTCCCGCGTTCGGCGGCTTCTTCGATGGAGAACAACGTCTTGCCCTCGACCCAGCCGTCGGCGACAGCCTTATCCCAATTCTTCGTCCCCTTGCGCTGACCGACGATAACGTTGACGCCGTTATCGCGCATGTTCAACGCCTGCGCCGGTCCTTGCACGCCGTAGCCAAGCACCGCCACCACTTCATCTTTTAGAACCTCGCGCGCTCTTTCAAGCGGAAATTCCTCACGCGTAACAATTTCTTCTTCTACACCGCCAAAATTGATTTTTGCCAT contains the following coding sequences:
- the ilvC gene encoding ketol-acid reductoisomerase, which gives rise to MAKINFGGVEEEIVTREEFPLERAREVLKDEVVAVLGYGVQGPAQALNMRDNGVNVIVGQRKGTKNWDKAVADGWVEGKTLFSIEEAAERGTVVQYLLSDAGQRSQWSKIVECLNEGDMLYFSHGFSVTFKDDTGVIPPPHVDVALVAPKGAGRSVRRNFLDGSGINASFAVHQDATGRAYERTVALGIAIGAGYLFPTTFKNEVYSDLTGERGVLIGALSAIMEAQYNVLRKHGHSPSEAFNETVEELTQSLIRLVGENGMDYMYANCSTTAQRGALDWHPRFRDAVAPVFDELYESVKSGHEARVTLEANSKPDYRERLDKELAAIRDSEMWRAGAAVRALRPENWKK